GTTCAAATACGTCCACACGCCCCCACATGTCGGTCACCGCCTTCTGCTCTTCCCTGGTGAGGCTGGTCTGCTCCCCCAGCATCATGAAGCGCCCGTCCGGCAGCCGGATGACGGGGTGTTTGTCAAGGTCCAGCTTCAGGTCCTCTTTTCCAAGGCGGGGAAAATAATAATAGCCCTGATCCATGACCGCGCCGCCCAAGGCGTTGATGGTTCCCTTAAGCGGCTCAAGGACGTCTTCCGGCGACGTCTTTGCATCTGCAGGGGCCGCAGGCGCAACCGGGGCGGGCCTGAGGGCCTGCGTGGGCGCTAAAGAGTCCTCTTCCAGGGCTTGGCCGTCTTTAAATGCGACGGGCGATTTAAATCCTTCCCCGGTCAAAGGCTGCACGCGCGGCGTGGGGTCGAATTTGGGCGTGCTTCGCGGCTTCTTTTTCGGAGCTGCCTGAGGCTTGGCCGGCGTCTTGGAGGGGCCGGCGTCTACGGGCTTGGGAACAGGCCTGGCCGCTGTTGCAGCTGCGGGCCTGGCTGCGGCCTGGGCGCCGGGCCTGGGCGCGGCGACGGGAACGGTCTTGGGCAGGGTGATCTGCTGCCCGGCGTATATGCGGTTGACGTTCTCAATATTGGGGTTGAGCTCTTTGAACCGCTCAATGGCGGCGAGATAGGAGGGCGCGCCCACGCCGCCGAAGCGGGGGCTCATGATGCCTGACAAGGTGTCTCCCCGTTTGACCGTGTATTTTTCGTAGTGCTCGATTAAATCCTCGGGCTTGACCGTAGGCGTGTCTTCCGGAACCTGGGAGGTGACCAAGGGCAGGGTGACGGAGCCCATATCCTGTTCCGGCAGGGATCCGGGGGGCAGCTTTTTCAGGGGGATCAAAAGAAACTGGCCGGGGAATATTTTGTTGACGTCCGTGATGTGCGGATTAATCGCTTTGAATATGCTGAGAAACTCGGGGAAGTCTTCGGCTGAAATCTGGCCCCGCAGGCGAAGCAGCTCAATAATGTGGTCGCCTTTCTGCACTACATAGGCGTCGCACAATATGTCCTCGCCGAAAGCTTTGTGGATTTCATAATCCTTATACAGGACTGCGGATCGCCCCACCCCGGAAAGCGCAAAAACCGCCATGGCCAGGGCCAGCAGCAAAAAGCCGCGGCCCCGTCCGGCCATGGAGCGGTTAATATTTTTATTCCCTGGGCGACAGATTGAGCTTTTCCGCAATATCCTGGGAGGTTCTTTCAACAAACCGCTCAAACTCTTCTCTTTCAAGGGGTTTTCCCGGCGCCGGAACCTTTTCCAGGTCCGCCGGACGGACCAGAACAGGCCGGTTTTGAAGCTCGGGTTTGGGCGTTACGCCGAATTCCGGCGGAAAGGCGTCATCAAAGTACATTTCCTGAAAGCCGGAGAACTTCAAGGCGTGGGCCGTGGAATCCAGCACCGCGGTTTCCGAGGAGTCCATCACGCCTTGCTTCAGGGCGGCGGTCATGCCTGCGAGGCACTCCCCTCCCTGGGTGCACGCCACATGGCCGAAGCGGTTGGCTGTAAGCTGCCAATCCATGATTTCCTGTTCGGTCACCTGGACCACGAACACGTTCTTTTTCCCGGATTGCTCGTTATAATCCCGCACCAGGGAAATGACCCTGGGCATGGAAACCGGGTTGCCGATCATGGCGGCCTGGGCCACGCTGGGTTCAACGGTCACAGGAACGAATTTGCGTTTGTCCTCGTCGGGCTCCAGGTAATATTTGTAAACAGGGTCGGCGTGGTGGGACTGAACGCCCACCACCTTGGGCAGAGCGTCAATTATGCCGCACCGGTAAAACTTCAGGAAGCCGGACATGATGGCCGTGATGTTGCCGGCGTTTCCGATGGGCACGAATATGACCTTGTTGGACATATCGTAGTCGAAATCCTGGGCCAGTTCATAGGAATAGGATTCCTGCCCCAGAATGCGCCAGGCGTTTTTGGAGTTCAATAAGGCCACGTTATAATTTTCCGCCAGGGCTTCCACCACTTTCATGCAGTCGTCGAACACGCCTGG
The nucleotide sequence above comes from Desulfatibacillum aliphaticivorans DSM 15576. Encoded proteins:
- a CDS encoding LysM peptidoglycan-binding domain-containing protein, which translates into the protein MAGRGRGFLLLALAMAVFALSGVGRSAVLYKDYEIHKAFGEDILCDAYVVQKGDHIIELLRLRGQISAEDFPEFLSIFKAINPHITDVNKIFPGQFLLIPLKKLPPGSLPEQDMGSVTLPLVTSQVPEDTPTVKPEDLIEHYEKYTVKRGDTLSGIMSPRFGGVGAPSYLAAIERFKELNPNIENVNRIYAGQQITLPKTVPVAAPRPGAQAAARPAAATAARPVPKPVDAGPSKTPAKPQAAPKKKPRSTPKFDPTPRVQPLTGEGFKSPVAFKDGQALEEDSLAPTQALRPAPVAPAAPADAKTSPEDVLEPLKGTINALGGAVMDQGYYYFPRLGKEDLKLDLDKHPVIRLPDGRFMMLGEQTSLTREEQKAVTDMWGRVDVFELPPQATPGSILGDVMAKAGLSPDKVDLSFFDGNVEVTVNSHLVLPGQGRYQYVAVTWLENPKEVCHPDIVRYLADNAIKISDILPEDAPKTAEGSPKIEKDADPAMQLLLDHPSPRMTIAALMKALGADYKENSPFSFPYAGFEVETVVNRLKTKDGREVLIDFGTMGGEAHETIKKMGFEIYRITKMDDALNGCRNMARELHLDFMWDPEYLGADRTRDIAPILRVPGLLIAQGEYRPVLVTDEPLHDMIVSFLVDKGVNVILVKQ
- the thrC gene encoding threonine synthase, with amino-acid sequence MKLQDFPQEIRGSILPKPGGKIIYRCLSCNEEFGIEKLLYTCPSCGQVLLLHDMEFDRLKQRTPEEWRKILDYRKMSNEPAVSGIYRYHEFIGPIVPLDCVVYLGEGHTPLVEAGKQLQEKAGGRFFYKNDGQNPSASFKDRGMASALSYINYLIKSGLVKDVLAVCASTGDTSASAALYASYLQPDIKSAVLLPHGKVTPQQLGQPLGAGAQVFEIPGVFDDCMKVVEALAENYNVALLNSKNAWRILGQESYSYELAQDFDYDMSNKVIFVPIGNAGNITAIMSGFLKFYRCGIIDALPKVVGVQSHHADPVYKYYLEPDEDKRKFVPVTVEPSVAQAAMIGNPVSMPRVISLVRDYNEQSGKKNVFVVQVTEQEIMDWQLTANRFGHVACTQGGECLAGMTAALKQGVMDSSETAVLDSTAHALKFSGFQEMYFDDAFPPEFGVTPKPELQNRPVLVRPADLEKVPAPGKPLEREEFERFVERTSQDIAEKLNLSPRE